A single genomic interval of Juglans regia cultivar Chandler chromosome 1, Walnut 2.0, whole genome shotgun sequence harbors:
- the LOC109002749 gene encoding membrane protein PM19L-like, whose product MAAGRRGRDLLGPLLAVNLVVYLVVLGLAGWSIDKYIDGQQNHPHLGGNPATSFMLPFALSAGVVGACSVLHGLAHLRAWRSDSLAGAGSLAAISWAITALAFGLACKEIILGGHRGNRLKTLELFLFISLLIQLLYVGLLHAAVFNSTYGPGYRRDGNGHGGGIAMGHEPQKTDTPET is encoded by the exons ATGGCTGCTGGAAGGCGTGGTAGAGACCTGCTCGGTCCTCTTTTGGCGGTCAACTTGGTGGTGTATCTTGTAGTTCTTGGACTGGCTGGATGGTCCATCGACAAATACATCGATGGTCAACAGAATCACCCcc ATTTGGGTGGGAATCCAGCAACGAGTTTTATGTTGCCCTTCGCTTTGTCAGCGGGGGTGGTGGGGGCTTGTTCTGTGCTTCATGGGCTTGCACATCTTCGGGCTTGGCGGAGTGATAGTCTGGCTGGTGCAGGCTCTCTAGCAGCTATCTCCTGGGCTATTACTGCTCTTGCTTTTGG TCTTGCATGCAAGGAAATCATTTTGGGAGGACACAGAGGAAACCGCCTG AAAACACTGGAGCTCTTTCTATTCATATCGCTACTGATTCAGTTGCTGTACGTGGGGCTTCTGCATGCTGCGGTGTTTAACAGTACATATGGACCAGGTTATCGTAGAGACGGCAATGGCCATGGTGGTGGCATTGCCATGGGTCATGAACCCCAGAAGACCGACACTCCTGAAACCTGA
- the LOC109002747 gene encoding RHOMBOID-like protein 9, chloroplastic isoform X2 — protein sequence MAVVPMCSKMTYKDQRRFMYGCMALADGPRSFASLSSEICKRRHISYLTIDTMTRTNTRKANKSRQLPFNGSTSTLFRSMTEVAVLQMAHLTESHLRFISGNDSRQEKLNIVRYASESVNNEKQLRSLDSYFGKLQDDAKPSPSVTLDKTRQIYNGDGHIGSKTGLSSLDDYLGKLNKDEKSENYHDSFSTLVEHTAKGNQVRKPFSISDNSKTDNEEELKSYRGVRTRYGSSGPESSQDIRQDDETSNLYLIGGLVSINIAVFLFEMASPIRNSELELLSLPLLYGAKINDLILVGEWWRLVTPMFLHSGAFHMALGCWGLLTFGPQVCRVYGSFTFFLIYILGGISGNLTSFLHTPELTVGGTGPVFAIIGAWLIYQLQNKDVIAKDVSVGIFRKAIIITALGLLLSNFGPIDDWTHFGAAFTGIAYGFFTCPTLQLDDASSRAGQEEGITLVRRYADPCKSLILFTIFIVVLSSLLFFIEPPLNALASDNFARLWK from the exons ATGGCTGTGGTTCCGATGTGCTCCAAAATGACCTATAAAGACCAAAGACGCTTCATGTATGGATGTATGGCGTTGGCAGATGGTCCTAGGTCCTTTGCTTCACTTTCAAGTGAAATATGCAAGAGACGTCACATCTCATATCTTACTATCGATACCATGACGAGAACCAATACAAGAAAAGCGAATAAATCTAGACAGTTGCCTTTTAATGGAAGTACTTCTACACTTTTCAGGAGCATGACTGAAGTAGCTGTCCTTCAGATGGCACATCTTACAGAAAGCCATCTAAGATTCATTTCAGGCAATGATTCACGTCAAGAAAAGCTTAACATTGTTCGTTATGCATCAGAATCAGTTAACAATGAGAAGCAGCTGAGATCATTAGATTCTTATTTTGGAAAACTCCAAGATGATGCAAAACCATCTCCTTCAGTTACTTTAGACAAGACAAGGCAGATATATAATGGAGATGGTCATATTGGATCAAAGACGGGGTTGAGTTCTCTCGATGACTATCTGGGAAAACTTAATAAAG atgaaaaatcagaaaattatCATGATTCATTTAGCACTCTTGTTGAGCATACTGCCAAAGGCAATCAAGTAAGAAAACCCTTCTCTATCAGTGATAATTCCAAAACAGACAATGAGGAGGAACTGAAGAGTTACAGGGGAGTAAGAACTAGATATGGTAGTAGCGGTCCAGAAAGTTCACAAGACATACGACAGGATGATGAAACATCCAATCTCTACTTAAT AGGTGGGTTGGTTTCTATAAACATTGCAGTTTTTCTGTTTGAGATGGCAAGTCCGATAAGGAACTCTGAATTAGAGCTTCTTTCTCTCCCATTATTATATGGGGCAAAGATAAATGATTTGATCTTGGTTGGAGAATGGTGGAGGCTGGTGACACCAATGTTTCTG CACTCTGGAGCTTTTCACATGGCTCTTGGTTGTTGGGGACTTCTTACTTTTGGGCCTCAGGTTTGCAGAGTCTATGGTTCGTTTACATTTTTCTTGATCTATATCCTCGGAGGAATTTCTGGCAACTTGACGAGCTTTCTTCACACACCAGAGCTGACTGTTGGTGGGACA GGACCAGTTTTTGCCATAATAGGAGCTTGGCTCATTTATCAGCTCCAAAACAAAGATGTGATCGCAAAAGATGTTTCAGTTGGTATTTTTCGGAAGGCAATAATTATTACAGCTCTTGGCTTATTATTAAGTAATTTCGGTCCAATTGATGACTG GACACATTTTGGAGCAGCTTTTACTGGTATAGCATATGGCTTTTTCACTTGCCCAACACTTCAACTAGACGATGCATCTTCAAGAGCGGGTCAAGAAGAGGGAATTACACTTGTTAGACGATATGCCGATCCTTGTAAATCACTTATTTTGTTCACTATCTTCATTGTTGTTCTGAGCTCTTTACTTTTCTTTATCGAACCTCCTCTAAACGCTCTAGCATCTGACAACTTTGCACGGCTGTGGAAGTAG
- the LOC109002747 gene encoding RHOMBOID-like protein 9, chloroplastic isoform X1, which yields MDIADPPSSVLFFFQVCMAVVPMCSKMTYKDQRRFMYGCMALADGPRSFASLSSEICKRRHISYLTIDTMTRTNTRKANKSRQLPFNGSTSTLFRSMTEVAVLQMAHLTESHLRFISGNDSRQEKLNIVRYASESVNNEKQLRSLDSYFGKLQDDAKPSPSVTLDKTRQIYNGDGHIGSKTGLSSLDDYLGKLNKDEKSENYHDSFSTLVEHTAKGNQVRKPFSISDNSKTDNEEELKSYRGVRTRYGSSGPESSQDIRQDDETSNLYLIGGLVSINIAVFLFEMASPIRNSELELLSLPLLYGAKINDLILVGEWWRLVTPMFLHSGAFHMALGCWGLLTFGPQVCRVYGSFTFFLIYILGGISGNLTSFLHTPELTVGGTGPVFAIIGAWLIYQLQNKDVIAKDVSVGIFRKAIIITALGLLLSNFGPIDDWTHFGAAFTGIAYGFFTCPTLQLDDASSRAGQEEGITLVRRYADPCKSLILFTIFIVVLSSLLFFIEPPLNALASDNFARLWK from the exons ATGGATATTGCTGACCCTCCCTCCTCTGTTCTATTCTTCTTTCAGGTTTGCATGGCTGTGGTTCCGATGTGCTCCAAAATGACCTATAAAGACCAAAGACGCTTCATGTATGGATGTATGGCGTTGGCAGATGGTCCTAGGTCCTTTGCTTCACTTTCAAGTGAAATATGCAAGAGACGTCACATCTCATATCTTACTATCGATACCATGACGAGAACCAATACAAGAAAAGCGAATAAATCTAGACAGTTGCCTTTTAATGGAAGTACTTCTACACTTTTCAGGAGCATGACTGAAGTAGCTGTCCTTCAGATGGCACATCTTACAGAAAGCCATCTAAGATTCATTTCAGGCAATGATTCACGTCAAGAAAAGCTTAACATTGTTCGTTATGCATCAGAATCAGTTAACAATGAGAAGCAGCTGAGATCATTAGATTCTTATTTTGGAAAACTCCAAGATGATGCAAAACCATCTCCTTCAGTTACTTTAGACAAGACAAGGCAGATATATAATGGAGATGGTCATATTGGATCAAAGACGGGGTTGAGTTCTCTCGATGACTATCTGGGAAAACTTAATAAAG atgaaaaatcagaaaattatCATGATTCATTTAGCACTCTTGTTGAGCATACTGCCAAAGGCAATCAAGTAAGAAAACCCTTCTCTATCAGTGATAATTCCAAAACAGACAATGAGGAGGAACTGAAGAGTTACAGGGGAGTAAGAACTAGATATGGTAGTAGCGGTCCAGAAAGTTCACAAGACATACGACAGGATGATGAAACATCCAATCTCTACTTAAT AGGTGGGTTGGTTTCTATAAACATTGCAGTTTTTCTGTTTGAGATGGCAAGTCCGATAAGGAACTCTGAATTAGAGCTTCTTTCTCTCCCATTATTATATGGGGCAAAGATAAATGATTTGATCTTGGTTGGAGAATGGTGGAGGCTGGTGACACCAATGTTTCTG CACTCTGGAGCTTTTCACATGGCTCTTGGTTGTTGGGGACTTCTTACTTTTGGGCCTCAGGTTTGCAGAGTCTATGGTTCGTTTACATTTTTCTTGATCTATATCCTCGGAGGAATTTCTGGCAACTTGACGAGCTTTCTTCACACACCAGAGCTGACTGTTGGTGGGACA GGACCAGTTTTTGCCATAATAGGAGCTTGGCTCATTTATCAGCTCCAAAACAAAGATGTGATCGCAAAAGATGTTTCAGTTGGTATTTTTCGGAAGGCAATAATTATTACAGCTCTTGGCTTATTATTAAGTAATTTCGGTCCAATTGATGACTG GACACATTTTGGAGCAGCTTTTACTGGTATAGCATATGGCTTTTTCACTTGCCCAACACTTCAACTAGACGATGCATCTTCAAGAGCGGGTCAAGAAGAGGGAATTACACTTGTTAGACGATATGCCGATCCTTGTAAATCACTTATTTTGTTCACTATCTTCATTGTTGTTCTGAGCTCTTTACTTTTCTTTATCGAACCTCCTCTAAACGCTCTAGCATCTGACAACTTTGCACGGCTGTGGAAGTAG